One genomic region from Tigriopus californicus strain San Diego chromosome 4, Tcal_SD_v2.1, whole genome shotgun sequence encodes:
- the LOC131879211 gene encoding protein polybromo-1-like isoform X3 — protein sequence MAAHLFSESGQMQEVNIPDIFDVLEEGENEGAVKYLLGFGSSGEDEGLVPVVDIPIQSMDPAKVVNVPPSMTSMGMVQGTSSLLQATVSTTSQDGSVSSGEIPAIRKRDTSGAKAIFACDCCGKAFTTKFNLKRHINMHCHKSKEAGVPIQGPPSANQPSKKYVQGRLCRIRENEPGSHKLDSGVPGSDGAQVLTTMGTLGSYQNTNSSSSSSSSNSSDNPTSHISPQFRTLIQTSVPSQASPTPSLNLSPASLPVQPLPEASLQIIQDLNNHSPTAVSSAANVPAQVTTYTVPVTNGPLPSGNLVTSYTLSPNQPIRPISVITSNPLSLSNVVVPTTSNFSLVRNSAASQVLNKPPTTIPLLQTVQQAAKVIQIGNTAVPATFSVCVNVNPSSLQSSGASHDSQVTTVPSNASVIITSSVVPQDLFDNSEPFSPDGILLSSVGAEASPSDEGSKMSKSFLGLSGLNPDHKAAVTKRIEQVPKGWVRKVVLDEDGCHHVLYFNANGKNFSSEEEVTEYFLRLGYSLSPGAFNFEISDARKAGQIHAIQKSNQSRVIITNNNKAMPPKRRLSSVGGVNEDSRDGSEERSSITPEPGRKRKRMDPQQQMQMLFDFLRRYKREDGSELCEPFIRAPKRRTDPEYYDVVADPIDMLRIQQKLKTDEYTDLTELKADFDKLITNAHKFYADDSDEYEAASEVKDLLDKAVIKLEMGEDPVHSLGNREESDDSEGNEMLEELFAMVIQATDPADGNRPLHLAFRLLPSQTRYPEYYKVITDPLDLKLIGAKIRDNVYETLDELEEDLSLVFKNAMHFNEPGSLIYRDAKTLAKLVKTKKYELEVNKVARENRGSRTRRSIVKKFYSTELAELQYEDSESEESEGEDIDYDDPLWALYGHVRYFETPSGVKLGEPFLNLPSKRELPDYYEVISQPMSLNQIRKKLKGNEYSQLSNLAEDLQVMFENCKAYNRPDSRLYKEGVKLQKITNAKLEELQLEEEEDVQAHDESGAPIKTPRSPRDPMRKRMRVLYNTVLNHKRNGVQIISMFMEKPSKKDYPDYYEIISSPMDMNTINEKIKNAQYKSEDDMISDMKQMFTNCRRYNEDGSDIYEDANVLEKVLMAKARDMGLTGRGRKKKSYRASEKIKSLTETLRDHKDSKGRQLSLIFLKLPNPKEFPDYFEVIKNPVDFEKITSKMKQGVYNSLEECLADFVLMFDNACKYNEPDSQIYKDALTLQSLATRTCRTLQDDDNSVPDVQAAVHDILTYIFIAMYNHQDSEDRCFSDSFSELPEYDEIGGKQVRALSMDLIKRRLDQGLYKRLDTFQRDIFAVMERARNLSRTDSQVFEDSVELQTFFIKIRDEACSNGDVLQSRALLYTLKDLNAAVSALKSQKRGTELPEDENSRDVKEEHDQDASTSTVTFNEQDYHVGEFVYVEGPDKSSEPYIYVIENIFTNKEGQQMMYGNQFFRPVETFHVSSRKFLENEVFRSDVHKSVPLSTICGRCMVVPVREYFRSKPEGFEDKDLYVCESRYQSRARSFKKMKMFWNIPDHINMIPRDEPLEPKRVMSVFKERIEKHKEEIEEIDSMVRSLEEELPSNVIWANPDASAQVQENRTYYEQYTIPGPITLRRGDAVYVRSENGKNLIAQIDLMWTGEDGMAYFHGPWFVTPREIPHYSTHTFYKQESFLSTISDSNPLLSVVGRCCVLESKDYIISRPTQYKETDVYICESIYDESKRMIRGSLDEGLKQYEHSEAVQADEVYFFKHPIVVQKEPSPNAPPVVVPNVVGNTTPMKQGVSVMEVDNEDSLDAPPSVASSDTATPTPTPASTKKKAKLQKRNGYQIFSSQLWVRVKAEMGSFADTSREIGVQWKQLNDTERQVYEEKAKRQNEENALKFQMEQEKVEQERRRQEAATVAAAAMQQQQQQQQQRSAAILNGQVPPNQTPASAAAGVGSNAATLPLQQRNGGINVQQVLSTARPTANPTGPIVKPVEPIFHTVPPRPQRLLHSEAYIRYIEGLSSDSQVMSNWEKQLNATKENTKTDEAKLPAHWLADNGEHGTSLDALWALRDFMMTDALGVTKIL from the exons ATGGCCGCTCATCTGTTCAGCGAGTCCGGTCAAATGCAGGAGGTCAATATCCCCGATATATTCGATGTTCTCGAAGAGGGTGAGAACGAAGGTGCTGTGAAATATTTGCTGGGATTTGGATCCTCCGGAGAAGATGAAGGTCTGGTTCCTGTGGTGGACATTCCCATCCAATCTATGGATCCAGCCAAGGTGGTGAATGTCCCTCCATCGATGACTTCCATGGGAATGGTCCAAGGCACATCGTCCCTTCTTCAAGCCACCGTGTCCACCACGAGCCAAGATGGCAGTGTGAGTAGTGGGGAGATACCCGCCATTCGAAAGCGGGATACGAGTGGAGCTAAGGCCATATTTGCTTGTGATTGTTGTGGCAAGGCCTTCACCACCAAGTTCAACCTGAAGCGACATATCAATATGCATTGCCACAAGTCCAAAGAGGCCGGAGTACCCATTCAGGGCCCACCCTCCGCCAATCAGCCCTCCAAAAAGTATGTCCAAGGCAGACTGTGTCGGATCCGAGAAAACGAGCCCGGAAGTCACAAGCTGGATAGTGGTGTCCCGGGCTCGGATGGTGCTCAAGTTCTCACGACTATGGGCACTTTGGGCTCATATCAAAATACAAATAGCAGCTCTTCGAGCAGTTCAAGCAACAGTAGTGATAATCCTACTAGTCACATTTCCCCTCAATTCCGCACGCTCATCCAAACCAGTGTTCCCTCTCAGGCCTCGCCCACTCCTTCACTCAATCTTTCTCCGGCCTCGTTGCCCGTACAGCCGTTACCCGAAGCATCGCTTCAAATCATCCAGGATCTAAACAATCACAGTCCAACTGCGGTCTCATCGGCGGCGAATGTCCCTGCACAGGTCACCACTTACACAGTGCCCGTGACCAACGGCCCTCTTCCCTCGGGAAATCTCGTTACCTCGTATACCCTGTCCCCCAACCAGCCAATTCGGCCCATTTCTGTGATCACATCCAATCCTCTTTCGTTGTCCAATGTTGTCGTTCCCACTACCTCGAATTTTTCCCTGGTTCGAAACTCGGCTGCGTCTCAAGTTCTCAACAAGCCGCCCACCACCATTCCTCTCCTACAAACTGTACAGCAGGCGGCCAAAGTCATCCAAATTGGAAACACCGCTGTCCCGGCTACCTTCTCTGTCTGTGTGAATGTCAATCCGTCGTCCTTGCAAAGTTCAGGGGCCTCTCACGACTCTCAAGTGACCACTGTGCCAAGTAATGCCAGTGTCATCATCACGAGCTCCGTGGTTCCCCAAGACTTGTTCGACAATAGTGAACCCTTCTCGCCCGATGGGATTCTCCTTTCGTCTGTGGGTGCGGAGGCGTCCCCCAGTGATGAAGGAAGCAAGatgtcaaaatcttttttagGGTTAAGCGGCCTTAATCCGGACCACAAGGCCGCTGTAACCAAACGGATAGAGCAAGTCCCCAAAGGTTGGGTCAGAAAAGTGGTTTTAGACGAGGACGGATGTCATCACGTGCTCTATTTTAATGCCAACGGAAAGAATTTCTCTTCGGAAGAGGAAGTGACGGAATATTTCTTGCGTTTGGGATATTCCTTGAGTCCGGGTGCATTCAACTTCGAAATCAGCGACGCTCGTAAAGCAGGACAAATCCATGCAATTCAAAAATCAA ACCAAAGTCGTGTGATAATcactaacaacaacaaagCGATGCCTCCAAAGAGACGTCTCTCCTCAGTTGGCGGAGTCAACGAAGATTCCCGAGATGGGAGTGAGGAACGAAGCTCCATCACCCCTGAGCCGGGAAGAAAGCGCAAGAGAATGGACCCA CAACAACAGATGCAAATGTTGTTCGATTTCCTTCGCCGTTACAAGAGGGAGGACGGAAGTGAGCTTTGTGAGCCATTCATTCGGGCCCCAAAGCGTCGGACTGATCCTGAATATTACGATGTCGTTGCCGATCCTATCGACATGTTGAGAATTCAGCAAAAGCTCAAAACCGACGAGTACACCGACTTGACCGAATTGAAGGCTGATTTTGATAAGCTCATTACCAACGCGCACAAATTCTACGCCGATGACAGCGACGAATACGAGGCAGCCTCTGAAGTGAAGGACCTCCTGGACAAAGCCGTGATCAAACTTGAAATGGGTGAAGATCCTGTACACAGCCTTGGTAATCGAGAGGAGAGCGACGATAGCGAAGGCAACGAGATGCTCGAAGAGCTTTTTGCCATGGTGATCCAAGCCACTGATCCTGCCGATGGAAATCGTCCACTTCATTTGGCCTTCCGCTTATTGCCATCTCAAACA CGCTATCCCGAGTACTACAAGGTAATCACGGATCCCTTGGACTTGAAGTTGATCGGTGCCAAAATCCGAGATAATGTCTATGAGACCTTGGATGAATTGGAAGAGGACTTGTCCTTAGTATTCAAAAATGCCATGCACTTCAACGAGCCGGGATCCCTGATCTACCGCGACGCCAAgaccttggccaaattggtcaaaaccaaGAAATATGAGCTGGAAGTGAACAAAGTGGCCAGGGAGAATCGAGGCTCTCGAACGAGACGCTCCATTGTTAAGAAGTTCTACTCCACTGAG TTGGCTGAACTGCAGTATGAGGACAGCGAATCCGAGGAGAGTGAGGGCGAGGATATCGATTACGATGACCCCTTATGGGCACTTTATGGCCACGTTCGGTACTTTGAAACTCCCTCTGGAGTCAAACTAGGCGAACCGTTCCTCAATCTTCCGTCTAAACGAGAGCTTCCAGATTACTACGAGGTCATTAGCCAGCCCATGTCGCTCAATCAG ATCcgtaagaaattgaaaggcaacGAATATAGTCAGCTCTCGAATTTAGCCGAGGATCTCCAGGTCATGTTTGAAAACTGTAAGGCTTACAATCGCCCGGATTCTCGATTGTACAAGGAGGGCGTGAAGCTTCAGAAGATCACGAATGCCAAATTGGAAGAGCTccaattggaagaagaagaagatgttCAAGCTCATGACGAATCTGGCGCTCCTATCAAGACCCCTCGCTCACCTCGCGATCCGATGCGAAAACGAATGCGCGTCCTCTACAATACCGTCCTCAACCATAAGCGCAATGGCGTTCAAATCATTAGCATGTTCATGGAGAAACCCAGTAAGAAGGATTATCCGGATTACTACGAGATCATTTCCAGTCCCATGGATATGAACACCATCAATGAGAAAATCAAGAACGCCCAATACAAGTCCGAAGACGACATGATCTCTGACATGAAACAGATGTTCACGAACTGTCGACGCTACAACGAAGACGGATCAGACATCTACGAGGATGCGAATGTGCTTGAGAAGGTGTTGATGGCCAAAGCAAGAGACATGGGCTTAACTGGCCGAggtagaaagaaaaaatcttACCGAGCCAGTGAAAAGATCAAAAGCCTTACAGAAACGCTCCGGGATCACAAGGATTCCAAGGGAAGACAACTTTCATTGATATTCTTGAAGCTGCCGAACCCAAAGGAGTTCCCGGATTATTTCGAGGTTATCAAAAATCCGGTggattttgaaaagatcaCCTCGAAGATGAAGCAAGGTGTGTATAACTCTCTGGAGGAATGCTTGGCTGATTTTGTGCTGATGTTTGACAATGCTTGTAAGTACAACGAGCCCGATTCCCAAATCTACAAGGATGCTCTCACCCTACAAAGCCTGGCTACCCGAACCTGTCGCACCCTTCAGGATGACGATAATAGTGTTCCGGATGTTCAAGCCGCCGTCCACGACATCTTGACCTATATCTTCATTGCCATGTACAATCATCAAGACTCGGAAGATCGGTGCTTCTCGGATTCGTTCTCGGAATTGCCCGAATACGACGAGATTGGCGGCAAACAAGTGCGTGCTCTTAGCATGGATTTGATTAAGCGACGCTTGGATCAAGGCCTTTACAAGCGATTGGACACGTTCCAACGTGACATCTTTGCCGTCATGGAGAGAGCCCGAAATCTGTCCCGGACCGATAGCCAGGTCTTCGAGGATTCGGTTGAACTGCAGACGTTTTTTATCAAGATCCGAGATGAGGCCTGCTCGAATGGAGACGTTCTTCAATCCCGAGCTTTGTTGTACACGCTGAAGGATCTGAATGCTGCAGTGAGTGCTTTGAAGAGCCAGAAGAGAGGAACCGAGTTGCCCGAGGACGAAAACTCGAGGGACGTCAAGGAGGAACACGATCAAGACGCTTCCACTAGCACCGTGACTTTTAATGAGCAAGATTATCACGTGGGCGAGTTCGTTTACGTCGAGGGTCCGGACAAGAGCTCAGAGCCTTACATTTACGTCATTGAGAACATCTTCACCAATAAGGAGGGCCAACAGATGATGTATGGCAATCAATTCTTCCGCCCAGTGGAAACCTTCCACGTGTCCTCGAGAAAGTTCTTGGAGAACGAGGTCTTCCGCTCGGATGTGCACAAATCCGTTCCATTGTCAACAATTTGTGGTCGTTGTATGGTTGTACCTGTTCGTGAATATTTCCGGAGCAAGCCCGAAGGTTTTGAAGACAAGGACTTGTACGTGTGTGAGTCTCGATATCAGAGCAGAGCTCGAAGCTTtaagaagatgaaaatgttttggaatATCCCCGACCACATTAACATGATCCCCCGTGACGAGCCCTTAGAACCGAAACGGGTCATGTCTGTGTTCAAAGAGCGCATTGAAAAGCACAAGGAAGAGATCGAGGAGATCGATTCTATGGTGAGATCCTTGGAAGAGGAACTCCCATCCAATGTTATTTGGGCAAATCCGGATGCATCGGCTCAAGTACAGGAGAATCGAACCTATTACGAACAGTACACGATCCCGGGGCCCATCACTCTCCGACGAGGTGATGCGGTGTATGTGCGATCGgaaaatggcaagaatctCATCGCTCAGATTGATCTCATGTGGACTGGCGAGGA CGGTATGGCCTACTTTCATGGTCCTTGGTTCGTGACTCCTCGCGAGATCCCTCATTATTCTACCCATACGTTCTACAAGCAAGAGAGCTTTTTGTCCACCATATCGGATTCGAATCCACTTTTGTCGGTGGTTGGTCGTTGCTGCGTCCTCGAATCCAAGGATTACATCATTTCCCGTCCCACCCAATACAAAGAGACCGATGTTTACATCTGTGAGTCCATCTATGACGAGAGCAAGCGGATGATTCGAGGCTCCTTGGATGAAGGATTGAAGCAGTATGAACACTCCGAGGCTGTTCAGGCGGATGAGGTCTATTTCTTCAAGCATCCCATCGTTGTTCAAAAG GAGCCCTCTCCCAATGCGCCACCGGTGGTCGTGCCCAATGTGGTGGGCAATACTACCCCGATGAAACAGGGTGTATCTGTTATGGAAGTGGACAATGAGGACTCTCTGGACGCTCCTCCTTCCGTGGCTTCTTCGGACACTGCCACCCCCACGCCCACTCCTGCTTCGACCAAGAAG AAGGCTAAACTGCAAAAGCGCAATGGCTACCAGATATTTTCCTCCCAACTTTGGGTTCGGGTCAAGGCCGAAATGGGAAGTTTTGCCGATACCAGTCGAGAGATTGGCGTTCAG TGGAAACAGTTGAACGACACGGAAAGGCAAGTTTATGAGGAAAAAGCGAAGCGACAAAATGAGGAGAACGCCTTGAAgttccaaatggaacaagaaaaagtgGAGCAAGAACG GCGTAGACAAGAAGCGGCCACTGTGGCTGCTGCGGCTatgcagcagcagcagcaacaacaacaacagcggAGTGCGGCCATTCTGAATGGCCAGGTCCCACCCAATCAAACCCCAGCCTCTGCCGCTGCAGGGGTAGGAAGTAATGCGGCTACATTGCCACTTCAACAAAGAAACGGGGGTATTAATGTCCAACAAGTGTTGTCTACTGCGAGACCAA CTGCTAACCCGACAGGACCTATTGTCAAGCCCGTAGAGCCCATCTTTCACACGGTTCCTCCCCGACCTCAACGCCTTTTGCACTCCGAGGCTTATATCAG ATACATTGAGGGTTTGAGTTCGGACAGCCAAGTAATGTCCAACTGGGAGAAACAACTGAATGCCACCAAGGAGAATACCAAAACAGATGAGGCCAAGTTACCAGCGCATTGGTTGGCCGATAATGGAGAGCATGGTACGTCTTTGGACGCCTTGTGGGCTCTCAGAGACTTCATGATGACGGATGCGTTAGGAGTGACGAAGATACTCTAA